In Pyrus communis chromosome 8, drPyrComm1.1, whole genome shotgun sequence, one genomic interval encodes:
- the LOC137741856 gene encoding secreted RxLR effector protein 161-like, with translation MEMMNQYEMSDLGLLHHFLGLGIVQTKKGIFIHQKKYAKTLLEKFRLNDCKAVITPLVVNEKLSKIDGSESADEGLYRNIVGSLLYLTTTRPDLMYATCLLAQFMHSPTRKHLGTAKRVLRYVQGTLDYGIEYVKGKAAKLIGHCDSDWVGSKEDMRSTSGYAFSFGLGIFSWTSVKQCSVALSTAEATTQAI, from the coding sequence ATGGAGATGATGAATCAGTATGAAATGTCTGATTTAGGTCTATTGCACCATTTTCTTGGTTTGGGGATTGTTCAAACTAAGAAAGGAATATTCATACATCAAAAGAAGTATGCCAAAACATTGCTTGAAAAGTTTAGGTTGAACGATTGCAAGGCAGTTATCACACCTTTGGTAGTGAATGAGAAACTGAGTAAGATTGATGGTAGTGAAAGTGCTGATGAGGGTCTATATAGAAATATTGTTGGTAGTTTGTTGTACTTAACAACTACAAGACCAGACTTGATGTATGCAACTTGTTTACTAGCTCAATTCATGCATAGTCCAACTAGAAAACACTTGGGAACTGCCAAGAGAGTCTTGAGATATGTACAAGGGACTTTGGACTATGGGATTGAGTATGTCAAAGGCAAAGCAGCTAAGTTAATTGGCCATTGTGATAGTGATTGGGTAGGAAGTAAAGAAGACATGAGGAGTACATCTGGATATGCATTTAGCTTTGGTTTAGGGATATTTTCTTGGACCTCTGTGAAGCAATGCAGTGTAGCCTTGTCCACTGCTGAAGCCACAACACAGGCAATTTAG
- the LOC137742552 gene encoding LOW QUALITY PROTEIN: uncharacterized protein (The sequence of the model RefSeq protein was modified relative to this genomic sequence to represent the inferred CDS: substituted 2 bases at 2 genomic stop codons): MKVPATTTASSMTISNWGFVFSIVVCFFASGSLAIENFHQAFPIVEPDPGHTKLRLSREGLEAIERITNPIAAVAVIGPYRSGKSFLLNQLLSLSCYEGFGVGHMRDTKTKGIWVWGTPIELDIDGVKTSVFYLDTEGFESVGKSNVYDDRIFALATVMSSVLVYNLAETIREADIARLSFAVELAEEFYGRSTVSFIPSXYCIXFVPSIIKTDMFALGCKFHVANRVKGQDVAFEPAKLLWLIQRDFLQGKSVQEMVREALLHVPNKDGNKNIDMVNQIRDSLAIMGDNSTAFSLPQPHLDRTKLCDMKDGELDPLYVKKKEQLKQLVSSIIRPKIVQGRTLSGKEFVSFLEQILEALNKGEIPSTGSLVEVFNKGILERCLNLYHERMEKLSLPLVEQSVQDYHEKSMEEVMKLFEEQHFGRHHAKKSVEQLQEEVDKVFKNVVMANEYQSSKLCEALYTRCEDKMDQLQVLRLPSMAKFNAGFLQCNQSFAQKCIGPAKANYEVRMMKMLGKSRSLFIKEYNHRLFNWLVAFSLVMVVVGRFIIKFILIEIGAWILFIFLETYTRMFWSAESLYYNSVWHVIVSTWETLVYSPVLDLDRWAIPAGVMVALFILYWRCYGRSKHGSGWILPLYNTKKGGSNRPRSD; encoded by the exons ATGAAGGTCCCTGCCACCACCACTGCTTCTTCCATGACCATATCTAATTGGGGTTTTGTGTTTTCGATTGTTGTCTGCTTTTTCGCATCTGGGTCGCTCGCAATCGAGAATTTCCACCAGGC ATTTCCTATTGTGGAACCTGATCCTGGTCATACGAAACTTCGTCTTTCAAGGGAAGGGTTGGAGGCCATTGAAAGAATAACAAATCCAATTGCAGCTGTTGCC GTAATTGGACCATACCGCTCGGGAAAATCTTTTTTGCTCAACCAACTGCTATCCCTTTCTTGTTATGAAG GGTTTGGTGTTGGACATATGCGTGACACAAAGACAAAAG GGATTTGGGTATGGGGAACCCCAATAGAATTGGATATTGATGGAGTGAAAACTTCAGTTTTTTACCTTGATACTGAGGGATTTGAAAGTGTTGGGAAGTCAAACGTATATGATGACCG GATTTTTGCTCTGGCAACTGTTATGAGTTCTGTCCTTGTTTATAACCTGGCTGAGACG ATCCGTGAAGCTGACATTGCCCGGTTGTCTTTTGCTGTTGAGCTTGCTGAAGAATTTTATGGAAGGTCCACAGTTTCTTTTATTCCTTCTTGATATTGTATTTAATTTGTTCCCTCTATTATCAAAACTGACATGTTTGCTCTTGGTTGCAAATTTCATGTGGCAAATAGAGTGAAG GGACAAGATGTTGCTTTTGAACCTGCAAAACTATTGTGGCTTATCCAGCGTGATTTTTTAC AAGGGAAATCTGTGCAAGAAATGGTTCGTGAAGCTCTCCTTCATGTCCCTAACAAGGATG GCAACAAAAATATTGATATG GTCAACCAGATCCGAGATTCTTTGGCTATTATGGGTGATAATAGCACAGCCTTCAGTTTACCACAA CCTCACCTTGACCGAACGAAACTCTGCGACATGAAGGATGGTGAGCTCGACCCATTGTATGTTAAGAAAAAGGAACAACTAAAACAGCTTGTTTCTAGTATCATCCGTCCAAAGATTGTGCAGGGAAGAACTCTAAGTGGAAAGGAGTTTGTATCTTTTCTGGAGCAG ATTCTTGAAGCGTTGAACAAGGGGGAGATCCCATCAACAGGCTCTCTGGTGGAGGTTTTCAACAAGGGTATTCTTGAGAGATGCTTAAATCTGTACCATGAAAGGATGGAAAAACTCAGTTTACCTCTCGTAGAGCAATCTGTGCAAGACTACCATGAAAAGTCCATGGAGGAAGTGATGAAACTTTTTGAGGAGCAACATTTTGGCCGTCACCATGCAAAGAAGTCAGTCGAGCAACTACAAGAAGAAGTAGACAAG GTGTTTAAGAATGTGGTCATGGCAAACGAATATCAATCTTCAAAGCTCTGTGAGGCATTGTATACCAGATGTGAGGATAAAATGGACCAACTTCAAGTTCTCAGGCTTCCTTCCATGGCAAAATTCAACGCAGGTTTCCTGCAGTGCAACCAAAGTTTTGCGCAAAAGTGTATTGGACCTGCAAAAGCAAACTATGAGGTTCGCATGATGAAG ATGTTGGGGAAGTCACGTTCTCTATTTATAAAAGAATACAATCACCGGCTCTTCAATTGGTTGGTCGCCTTCTCCCTTGTCATGGTGGTCGTTGGCCGGTTCATCATAAAGTTTATATTGATAGAAATCGGGGCCTGGatcctcttcatcttcttagAGACATACACGAGGATGTTTTGGTCTGCAGAGTCTCTTTACTACAACTCCGTTTGGCATGTAATAGTATCCACTTGGGAAACACTGGTTTACAGTCCCGTCCTTGATCTAGACAG ATGGGCTATCCCAGCCGGTGTCATGGTAGCTCTGTTCATACTATATTGGCGGTGTTACGGAAGAAGCAAACACGGGTCCGGATGGATCTTACCATTGTACAATACCAAAAAAGGTGGGTCGAATCGGCCGAGATCGGACTAA
- the LOC137742378 gene encoding uncharacterized protein, translating to MPFPMKIQPIDFRTSPEDLTLFEPVKPVAAKSRLKRLFERPFTNVLKSSAATEKTSGGIGMEELHFNKDGGGGGSAEFEPSSMCLTKMVQNFIEESNEKQSSTAARCSRNRCNCFNGNDSSEDESELFGGFGDSNVASSAESCELLKGLVSCQSVSERNLLADTAKIVERNKACCKRKDDTCRTVVSDSLLALGYDASVCKSRWEKAPSYPAGEYDYIDVIVKGERLLIDVDFRSEFEIARPTKSYKATLQTLPYIFVGKHDRLWGIIAVVSEAAKQSLKKKGMPVPPWRKAEYIRAKWLSPHTRATPAPTDSTQPLIGSGDSGLSLGGTSSVEDGELGDESVFELSASSGEEEKAMAAAKEWKPPELKPKRSAVTGVKIVTGLASVMKYEP from the exons ATGCCTTTTCCAATGAAAATCCAACCGATCGATTTTCGCACGAGTCCTGAAGACCTGACTCTGTTCGAGCCGGTCAAGCCGGTGGCGGCGAAGTCGCGGCTCAAGCGGCTGTTCGAGCGGCCGTTCACGAACGTATTGAAAAGCTCAGCGGCGACGGAGAAGACCAGCGGAGGAATCGGAATGGAAGAGCTGCATTTCAACAAAGACGGAGGCGGCGGAGGATCGGCCGAGTTCGAGCCGAGCTCCATGTGCTTGACGAAGATGGTTCAGAATTTCATCGAGGAGAGCAACGAGAAGCAATCATCGACTGCGGCGCGGTGCAGCCGGAACCGCTGCAACTGCTTCAACGGAAACGACAGTTCGGAAGACGAATCGGAGCTGTTTGGCGGTTTCGGCGACTCCAACGTGGCGTCCTCTGCCGAATCATGTGAGCTTCTCAAG GGTTTGGTTTCGTGCCAGAGCGTGAGCGAGAGGAACCTGCTAGCCGACACAGCGAAGATTGTTGAGAGAAACAAGGCCTGCTGCAAGCGGAAAGACGACACCTGCAGAACCGTCGTTTCTGATAGTCTGTTAGCTCTCGGATACGACGCGTCGGTCTGCAAATCTCGTTGGGAAAAAGCTCCGTCCTATCCCGCCG gagAATATGATTACATTGACGTGATCGTCAAAGGAGAGAGACTGCTGATCGACGTCGATTTCAGATCGGAATTCGAGATCGCACGGCCGACGAAGAGCTACAAGGCGACTCTCCAGACGCTTCCGTACATTTTCGTCGGGAAGCACGACCGGCTGTGGGGGATCATCGCGGTGGTGTCGGAGGCGGCGAAGCAGAGCTTGAAGAAGAAAGGGATGCCAGTTCCACCGTGGAGAAAAGCCGAGTACATCAGGGCCAAGTGGCTGTCTCCTCACACTAGAGCCACACCGGCGCCGACCGATTCGACTCAGCCACTGATCGGGTCAGGCGACTCGGGACTGAGTCTGGGCGGGACAAGCTCGGTTGAGGATGGTGAGTTGGGCGACGAGTCGGTGTTTGAGTTGTCGGCGAGTTCCGGTGAGGAAGAGAAGGCGATGGCGGCGGCGAAGGAGTGGAAGCCGCCGGAGCTGAAGCCGAAGAGATCGGCGGTGACCGGAGTAAAAATCGTGACCGGTTTGGCTTCTGTCATGAAATATGAACCgtaa